The Chitinivibrionales bacterium genome contains a region encoding:
- a CDS encoding AAA domain-containing protein → MKQAVISTRNKDAVAILKSCLQKEYTADFLENPNDCLDRLQKQRYELLFIDILALRKMSIEYAQANNYRKLLNPFWKTAPSLEIIILCSQENIRKAVDAVRAGASNYLTFPLDKKEAEYVIETTLEATRAQSELDYFRDQFWDSDSLRIVSTKNSTMRTVFSKVKSVAPSATTVLITGETGTGKGLISKLIHSNSPRNSKPFISVHCGAIPENLIESELFGHERGAFTGAVKRKLGKFEIAGDGTIFLDEIGTMPLSAQIKLLQVLQEKHFQRVGGETDIYTSARIIAASNANLTSMIEKGEFRRDLYYRLNVFPIELPPLCERLEDIPSLANDFLFRLNTTHSKNIKSIHPEVLDAFYCYSWPGNIREMENLMERAYLIEKSSILTPESFPGELFTSQKTVAEIPLITSLTLAELRKTSYADIERNYLKGLLAKNQGRIDSTARAAGITTRQLHKLLTKHAIRKEEFKKSEFSRQVQEQ, encoded by the coding sequence ATGAAACAGGCAGTAATCTCCACCAGAAATAAAGACGCCGTGGCGATTCTTAAATCGTGTCTTCAGAAAGAATATACCGCCGACTTTTTAGAAAATCCCAACGATTGTCTTGATCGGCTTCAGAAACAACGATATGAACTCCTGTTTATCGATATCCTTGCCCTGAGAAAAATGAGTATCGAATACGCTCAAGCAAATAATTACCGAAAACTGCTCAATCCCTTCTGGAAAACCGCTCCCTCTCTTGAGATAATTATTCTCTGCTCTCAGGAAAATATCCGGAAAGCCGTTGATGCCGTGCGGGCAGGAGCAAGCAATTACCTGACTTTTCCGCTCGATAAGAAAGAGGCGGAATATGTTATCGAAACCACCCTCGAGGCGACCCGTGCGCAGTCGGAACTCGATTATTTCCGTGACCAATTCTGGGATTCCGACTCATTAAGAATTGTCAGCACCAAAAATTCGACCATGCGCACAGTCTTCAGTAAGGTCAAATCGGTTGCCCCCTCGGCAACGACTGTCTTGATTACCGGAGAAACAGGGACAGGTAAGGGATTGATATCAAAGCTGATACACTCAAATAGCCCTCGAAATAGCAAACCCTTTATCAGTGTCCATTGCGGGGCGATACCCGAAAATCTTATTGAAAGCGAACTCTTTGGCCATGAACGAGGAGCATTTACCGGCGCGGTAAAACGAAAACTCGGAAAATTTGAAATTGCCGGTGATGGCACCATTTTTCTGGATGAGATCGGCACTATGCCGCTTTCTGCACAAATCAAACTCCTGCAGGTATTGCAAGAGAAGCATTTTCAGCGAGTTGGAGGTGAAACTGATATCTATACCAGTGCCCGGATTATCGCAGCATCTAACGCCAATCTCACATCAATGATTGAAAAGGGTGAATTCAGAAGGGACCTTTACTACCGGCTGAATGTCTTTCCTATCGAACTTCCACCCCTCTGCGAACGCCTTGAGGATATTCCATCACTTGCCAATGATTTTCTTTTTCGGCTGAATACGACCCATTCAAAAAATATTAAAAGCATTCATCCTGAAGTGCTTGATGCATTTTATTGCTATTCCTGGCCGGGCAATATCCGGGAAATGGAAAACCTGATGGAACGGGCCTATCTCATTGAAAAATCATCAATTCTGACACCAGAAAGCTTTCCGGGCGAATTATTCACCAGCCAAAAGACTGTTGCCGAAATCCCGTTGATTACCTCCCTCACCCTCGCCGAACTTCGAAAAACCAGCTATGCCGATATCGAAAGAAATTACCTGAAAGGGCTTCTGGCAAAAAATCAGGGAAGAATCGACAGCACCGCTCGCGCAGCAGGAATCACGACCAGACAACTCCACAAATTACTCACCAAACACGCTATCCGAAAAGAAGAATTCAAAAAATCGGAATTCAGCCGACAGGTTCAAGAACAATGA
- a CDS encoding M20/M25/M40 family metallo-hydrolase: MKIAVIFNKTAVQADDVIEIFGPQTKERYNPKTVEKVATALEKCGHNVRVIEGNINVAEELRNFMPRVMEGEKPGMVFNMAYGIQGQSRYTHIPAMLEMLGVPYVGSGPQAHAVALDKVMSKIVFEQHNLPTPRYWLFSSANENLAREVLFPAIVKPKMEAVSMGIAVVHSTGELLEAVINITQTFSQQALVEEFIAGREFAVGLLGNGPDLETFPVVEFDFGGIKEGIQSHDAKMMAPVSKVCPAKIPEELNNELKRIAKEAFNALGTLDFARIDFRVDGSNKIYILEINSMASLGMTGSYVCSAKANGYSFEILVNRIVEVATTRYFGNRFITAPEEEELRARDEAMPLRVRLRSHVRGNIPAIIDYVKLMTRMDTYVNDTEGINSLGNWISARMKNLGFNRQVFPQTEAGNILYFTNHEDQHNDILLISHLDTIYTYSERVPYREVQGRIYGSGIAESKGGLAVMLGALQALRFTRWLKKVRCAVLCITDDSLGGKFGGKLITDFSKKSKYTVGLKSGGKAGGIITSCSGSAKYQIVLSHARSPEESKQTDIIGVTAHKILAWQKLDSEKDGLMVRPVSLEAKTGFGLSTDYAKTALEVRFKDEKQVDILNEEIRKIAGKSIDSKVRIRVKRSIYCPAFNENQHVNDFYGKVKVMAEKLEVRAASIHRITSSAIGYVVPESRALEGLGPAGGDQRSPTEYIIRDSLLDRATLLALIIRMSIKD, encoded by the coding sequence GTGAAGATAGCTGTAATATTCAATAAAACCGCTGTACAGGCTGATGATGTCATTGAGATATTCGGTCCCCAGACAAAAGAGCGTTATAATCCGAAAACGGTGGAGAAAGTTGCTACCGCCCTTGAAAAGTGTGGACATAATGTGCGGGTAATTGAGGGCAATATTAACGTCGCAGAGGAGCTTCGCAATTTCATGCCCCGGGTTATGGAAGGCGAAAAACCGGGTATGGTATTCAATATGGCCTATGGCATACAGGGCCAGAGCAGATACACCCATATTCCGGCGATGCTTGAAATGCTTGGCGTACCCTATGTCGGCTCCGGACCCCAGGCCCATGCGGTGGCACTCGATAAGGTCATGAGTAAGATTGTTTTTGAGCAGCACAATCTTCCCACACCGCGCTACTGGCTTTTTTCATCGGCCAATGAAAATCTTGCCCGTGAGGTACTCTTTCCTGCTATTGTGAAACCGAAGATGGAAGCGGTTTCCATGGGAATTGCAGTAGTGCATTCTACCGGGGAACTGCTTGAGGCCGTAATAAACATCACACAGACGTTCAGTCAACAGGCTCTGGTTGAAGAGTTTATTGCCGGAAGAGAGTTTGCCGTAGGACTTTTAGGCAACGGACCAGATCTTGAAACATTTCCTGTTGTCGAATTTGATTTTGGCGGCATTAAAGAAGGTATTCAGAGTCATGATGCAAAGATGATGGCACCGGTATCGAAGGTTTGTCCGGCAAAAATACCCGAAGAACTCAATAATGAACTGAAGCGAATTGCCAAAGAAGCCTTTAATGCCCTTGGCACACTCGATTTTGCCCGAATCGATTTCCGGGTAGATGGATCGAACAAGATATACATTCTTGAGATAAATTCGATGGCCAGTCTTGGTATGACCGGTTCCTATGTCTGTTCGGCAAAGGCAAATGGGTATTCATTCGAAATCCTGGTTAACCGTATTGTGGAGGTTGCCACAACCCGGTATTTTGGAAATCGTTTCATTACTGCGCCGGAAGAGGAAGAACTCCGGGCACGGGATGAAGCCATGCCGCTTCGAGTTCGGCTAAGGAGTCATGTGCGGGGAAACATCCCGGCTATTATCGACTATGTAAAACTCATGACCAGAATGGATACTTATGTCAATGATACCGAGGGGATAAATTCATTGGGAAACTGGATATCGGCCCGAATGAAAAATCTTGGATTCAACCGTCAGGTATTCCCCCAGACCGAAGCAGGAAATATTCTTTATTTTACCAACCATGAAGACCAACACAATGATATCCTGCTTATAAGTCATCTCGATACGATCTATACCTATTCGGAACGGGTCCCCTACAGGGAAGTACAGGGACGGATCTACGGTTCGGGTATTGCCGAGAGCAAAGGTGGTCTGGCAGTCATGCTCGGAGCATTGCAGGCGCTCCGGTTTACCCGCTGGCTGAAAAAAGTGCGATGCGCGGTTCTCTGCATTACCGATGATTCCCTGGGAGGTAAATTCGGCGGCAAATTGATTACCGACTTCTCGAAAAAATCAAAATATACCGTTGGTTTGAAATCTGGAGGAAAGGCTGGAGGTATTATAACTTCATGCAGCGGCAGTGCCAAATACCAGATTGTTCTTTCTCATGCCCGTAGTCCCGAAGAATCGAAACAGACCGACATTATCGGTGTGACGGCACATAAAATCCTTGCATGGCAAAAACTCGATTCGGAAAAAGACGGGCTCATGGTTCGGCCTGTATCACTCGAAGCGAAAACGGGGTTCGGCCTCTCAACCGATTATGCAAAGACTGCTCTGGAAGTTCGATTCAAAGATGAGAAACAGGTGGATATCCTCAATGAAGAAATCAGAAAGATTGCCGGAAAAAGCATCGATTCAAAAGTCCGGATTAGAGTAAAAAGAAGCATCTACTGCCCCGCATTCAATGAAAACCAGCATGTGAACGACTTTTACGGCAAGGTAAAAGTAATGGCCGAAAAACTGGAAGTACGGGCCGCATCGATACACCGGATAACATCATCGGCCATCGGGTATGTTGTTCCCGAGAGCCGTGCACTGGAAGGACTCGGGCCCGCAGGAGGCGATCAGCGTTCTCCTACCGAATATATAATCAGGGACAGCTTACTGGACCGTGCTACCTTGCTTGCCTTGATCATCCGGATGTCGATAAAAGATTAA